In the genome of Cercospora beticola chromosome 2, complete sequence, one region contains:
- a CDS encoding uncharacterized protein (antiSMASH:Cluster_6) → MSPALLTAVDSTAHVHLIVGSNPLAGARISRSLEVGATPILIAPESATLHYGLAKRIEEHAVQWVKRDFEETDLTTLGRDEVDHVVDAVFVTAGGKSAVGTRISTLCRRLRIPVNVADAPNLCTFTLLSTHNSGPLQVGVTTSGKGCKLASRIRREIAAALPNDLGPAVDRLGTVRRKIWEQDHASEAGGDLEAEDEETGQTATFNKLVLPSDAEAAKARRMRWLSQICEYWPLRRLAAITDEDVEQILQAYKQEAQNIQLGETKPPLSTTMLDSRRNQGRIILAGSGPGHPDLLTTATLKAIRGADLILADKLVPAPVLELVPRRTPIQIARKFPGNADQAQDELHRLGLEAMQQGKTVLRLKQGDPYLYGRGAEEVAFFREHGYEAIVLPGITSSLSAPLFAQIPATHRSVSDQILICTGTGRKGASPNPPEYLSNQTVVFLMALHRLQDLITSLVEHKTSAYPLTTPCAVIERASCPDQRVIRTTLEHVIAAIEEEGSRPPGLLVVGASCEVLKKSPQKWVVEDGFQGLDALDSLGESGRGLDGLRDALLTPGVEEPVKTLTAPVTV, encoded by the coding sequence ATGTCGCCCGCATTACTCACAGCAGTAGATTCCACTGCACATGTACACCTGATCGTCGGCTCGAATCCACTCGCAGGAGCACGAATAAGTCGATCGCTCGAGGTTGGCGCAACGCCGATCCTTATCGCTCCCGAATCTGCAACGCTACACTACGGCCTTGCGAAACGGATAGAAGAGCATGCTGTACAATGGGTGAAGCGCGACTTTGAAGAGACGGACCTCACGACATTGGGGCGAGATGAAGTCGACCATGTCGTAGACGCAGTCTTTGTAACAGCAGGTGGCAAAAGTGCGGTTGGTACCAGGATATCTACACTGTGCCGAAGACTGCGAATTCCAGTCAATGTAGCAGATGCGCCGAATCTCTGCACATTCACGTTGCTATCAACACACAATTCTGGTCCACTGCAAGTTGGCGTCACGACGTCCGGGAAGGGCTGCAAGCTCGCATCACGCATCAGAAGAGAaatcgctgctgcactgcCCAATGACCTTGGACCTGCTGTGGACCGCCTCGGCACTGTGAGGAGAAAGATTTGGGAGCAAGATCATGCTAGTGAGGCTGGTGGCGATCTTGaagcagaggatgaagagactGGACAAACGGCGACATTCAACAAACTTGTACTGCCATCAGACGCTGAAGCCGCGAAAGCTCGACGGATGAGGTGGCTATCACAAATTTGCGAGTATTGGCCACTGCGACGTCTCGCTGCGATTACCGATGAGGACGTGGAGCAGATATTGCAGGCTTACAAACAGGAAGCACAAAACATACAGCTGGGTGAGACAAAGCCTCCATTGAGTACGACAATGCTCGACTCTCGCCGGAACCAGGGTCGTATTATCTTGGCCGGCTCTGGCCCTGGACATCCGGATTTGCTCACAACTGCCACGCTCAAAGCCATTCGTGGCGCCGATCTCATTCTTGCCGACAAATTAGTACCTGCGCCTGTGCTCGAACTCGTGCCCCGCCGAACGCCCATTCAGATCGCCCGCAAGTTCCCTGGCAATGCAGATCAAGCGCAAGATGAGCTTCATCGTCTCGGTCTCGAAGCCATGCAGCAGGGCAAGACTGTTTTGCGACTAAAGCAAGGCGACCCGTATCTGTACGGCCGTGGTGCAGAGGAAGTGGCTTTCTTCAGGGAACATGGTTACGAGGCTATTGTCCTACCTGGCATAACTTCTTCCCTCAGTGCTCCTCTGTTTGCACAAATACCTGCCACGCATCGTTCGGTTAGCGATCAGATCTTGATCTGCACGGGCACTGGCAGAAAGGGAGCGAGTCCAAATCCGCCGGAATACCTGAGCAACCAAACTGTGGTTTTTCTCATGGCTTTGCACAGGTTACAAGATCTGATCACTAGTCTCGTTGAACATAAGACGAGCGCATACCCTTTGACGACTCCTTGTGCTGTTATCGAGCGTGCTTCGTGCCCAGATCAGAGAGTTATCAGAACGACCCTTGAGCACGTTATTGCTGCgatcgaagaggaagggAGCAGACCACCTGGACTCCTTGTTGTCGGTGCTTCGTGCGAAGTCTTGAAGAAGAGTCCGCAGAAGTGGGTAGTCGAGGATGGCTTTCAAGGTCTCGATGCGCTCGATTCGCTTGGAGAGAGTGGGAGAGGACTTGATGGGCTACGAGACGCGCTCTTGACGCCTGGTGTGGAAGAGCCCGTCAAGACGCTGACTGCCCCTGTGACGGTATAA
- a CDS encoding uncharacterized protein (antiSMASH:Cluster_6~SMCOG1072:dehydrogenase), translating into MKLLYPTSLELNVDSFKGFATEYHPYNVKEPIPDDLIDAEILITWTNTADNLKDAASRMKNLKWIQSLAAGPNDVFNAGFSKDITVTTGSSLHDYTVAEHTLALLLNAARKFYEMRDYQSQGKWPGHLGGPQPDRPKGKFTSLRDANVLIWGYGNIAKALTPHLVSLGANVTGVARSAGVRNGVEVIDEQALEQQLKKTDALVMILPGSDSTKNALNKERLAALPDHAWVVNVGRGTSVDEEALADALDAGTIGGAALDVFVQEPLQTESRLWKTPNTIISPHAAGGRPQGAEGLISENLRRFMSGQELRNIA; encoded by the coding sequence ATGAAGCTCCTCTACCCAACCTCACTAGAACTGAACGTCGACTCCTTCAAAGGTTTCGCAACAGAATACCACCCATACAACGTGAAAGAGCCAATCCCAGATGACCTCATCGACGCCGAGATTCTGATAACTTGGACCAACACAGCAGATAACCTCAAAGATGCCGCTTCACGAATGAAGAACCTGAAATGGATTCAATCCCTCGCTGCTGGACCGAATGATGTTTTCAATGCCGGTTTCTCGAAAGATATCACCGTCACCACCGGCTCGAGCTTACACGATTACACTGTTGCCGAGCACACTCTTGCCTTACTCCTCAATGCCGCGAGAAAGTTCTATGAGATGAGGGATTACCAGTCACAAGGAAAGTGGCCTGGACATCTTGGAGGACCGCAGCCGGATCGTCCGAAAGGGAAGTTTACGAGTTTGAGAGACGCGAATGTTTTGATTTGGGGTTATGGGAATATTGCCAAGGCTTTGACGCCACATTTGGTTAGTTTGGGGGCGAATGTTACTGGTGTTGCGAGGTCGGCTGGTGTACGAAATGGGGTGGAAGTTATTGATGAGCAAGCTCTTGAGCAGCAGTTGAAGAAGACTGATGCTCTGGTTATGATTTTGCCGGGAAGTGATAGTACGAAGAATGCGTTGAATAAGGAGCGGTTGGCGGCGCTGCCGGATCATGCTTGGGTGGTTAATGTTGGGCGTGGGACGAGTGTGGATGAGGAGGCTTTGGCTGATGCGTTGGATGCTGGGACGATTGGTGGGGCGGCGTTGGATGTTTTTGTGCAGGAGCCTTTGCAGACGGAGTCGAGATTGTGGAAGACGCCGAATACGATTATTAGTCCTCATGCTGCTGGAGGGCGGCCGCAGGGAGCTGAGGGGTTGATTTCGGAGAACTTGAGGAGGTTCATGTCTGGTCAAGAGCTCAGGAATATCGCTTGA